From Halanaeroarchaeum sulfurireducens, a single genomic window includes:
- a CDS encoding ABC transporter ATP-binding protein translates to MSEGEEIGRRAQLEALVRVVKYRPLFAAAIIGGGVFAATLEGVGLSFILPIIEIVQAPGDPAANADGVMLAFVTAYRALGIPFTLGYVIAGVSVVLAVRWTSTFVVRWLREALVVDYTREIQKRSFDNALDAKISYFDQEGSDDILNAIVTQSEYAGRTIKYVVNLVEQFLLALMYLGVALFLAPMLTLFAIALLGGFSVLFRYVVEPGYELGDKVADANERVQQSAQAGTQGIRDTKVFGLREELFGDFLDAVNQFASSSIKLRRNEQAIKNFYNLLTAVSVFVLIFLAISFANMSLGALGVFLFAMFRLGPKASSLNSQFYRVENNLPHLVRAQEFIDELARNTEPEADTEPVPKEVQTVEFDDVHFSYTDEERVLQGIDFEVEKGEFIGFVGQSGAGKSTIVSLLARMYEVDEGGIRANGSPIDEMDIREWRDRLSIVRQNPYIFNDTLRYNLTIGNRDVSEAELDRVCEIAKVDEFEKDLPRGYDTLLGDDGVRLSGGQKQRVALARSLIEDADLLILDEATSDLDSNLEKQVQRAIEEMERDYAIITIAHRLSTVKNADRIYTVEDGEITESGAHGELVDKDGKYAELYGIQASG, encoded by the coding sequence ATGAGCGAGGGCGAGGAGATCGGTCGTCGGGCGCAACTCGAGGCGCTCGTGCGCGTGGTGAAGTATCGGCCGCTGTTCGCGGCCGCGATCATCGGGGGTGGCGTCTTCGCGGCCACCCTCGAGGGCGTCGGGCTGAGTTTCATCCTGCCGATCATCGAGATCGTACAGGCCCCCGGGGATCCGGCCGCGAACGCCGACGGCGTCATGCTGGCGTTCGTCACCGCCTATCGGGCCCTCGGGATTCCGTTCACGCTCGGGTACGTCATCGCGGGCGTGAGTGTCGTTCTCGCAGTTCGGTGGACATCGACGTTCGTGGTTCGGTGGCTGCGCGAGGCGCTGGTGGTGGACTATACTCGGGAGATTCAAAAGCGGTCGTTCGACAACGCCCTCGATGCGAAGATTTCGTATTTCGACCAGGAGGGGTCGGACGATATTTTGAACGCGATCGTCACGCAATCGGAGTACGCCGGACGGACGATCAAGTACGTGGTCAACCTCGTCGAGCAATTTCTCTTAGCGCTGATGTATCTGGGGGTCGCGCTGTTCCTGGCGCCGATGCTCACCCTCTTCGCGATCGCGCTCCTCGGTGGGTTCTCGGTACTATTCAGGTACGTCGTGGAGCCCGGGTACGAACTCGGGGACAAGGTCGCCGACGCGAACGAACGCGTCCAACAGTCCGCGCAGGCCGGCACCCAGGGAATCCGAGACACGAAGGTGTTCGGGCTGCGCGAGGAGCTGTTCGGGGACTTCCTCGATGCGGTGAATCAGTTCGCCTCATCGAGCATCAAACTCAGGCGGAACGAACAGGCCATCAAGAACTTCTACAATCTCCTCACCGCGGTCTCCGTGTTCGTATTGATCTTCCTGGCGATTTCTTTCGCGAACATGTCCCTCGGAGCGCTTGGGGTTTTTCTGTTCGCGATGTTCCGACTCGGGCCGAAGGCGAGCAGTTTGAATTCGCAGTTTTACAGGGTCGAGAACAACCTCCCGCACCTGGTTCGGGCTCAAGAGTTCATCGACGAACTGGCGCGAAACACCGAACCGGAGGCCGACACCGAGCCCGTGCCCAAAGAGGTGCAGACCGTCGAGTTCGACGACGTCCACTTCTCGTACACCGACGAGGAACGGGTCCTCCAGGGGATCGACTTCGAGGTCGAGAAGGGGGAGTTCATCGGGTTCGTCGGGCAGTCCGGAGCGGGAAAGTCCACCATCGTTTCCTTGCTCGCGCGAATGTACGAGGTCGATGAAGGGGGAATCCGGGCGAATGGCTCGCCGATCGACGAAATGGACATTCGTGAATGGCGAGATCGGCTGTCGATCGTCCGGCAGAATCCGTACATCTTCAACGATACTCTACGGTATAATCTGACGATCGGAAATCGTGACGTGAGCGAGGCGGAACTGGATCGCGTATGTGAGATCGCGAAGGTCGACGAGTTCGAGAAGGATCTTCCCCGGGGCTACGACACGCTGCTCGGCGACGACGGGGTTCGGCTCTCCGGGGGGCAGAAGCAGCGCGTTGCTCTAGCGCGGTCGTTGATTGAGGACGCCGATCTGTTGATTCTGGACGAGGCGACCAGCGATCTGGACTCGAATCTGGAGAAGCAGGTGCAGCGGGCGATAGAAGAGATGGAGCGGGACTATGCGATTATCACGATTGCGCATCGACTGTCGACGGTGAAGAACGCGGATCGGATCTATACGGTGGAGGATGGAGAGATTACGGAATCTGGTGCGCATGGGGAACTCGTCGATAAGGATGGGAAGTATGCCGAGTTGTACGGGATTCAGGCAAGTGGATGA
- a CDS encoding glycosyltransferase family 4 protein: MDTIRPVLLTASDTGGAGTATRRIHNGLREIDVDSRMLVRDKSADDPSIYGPDTRFSKAIAKIRPHLNSLPLAFYDSSNAFSISWLPDRLHKQVESLNPDIIHLNWVANGYMSPKLIRRLDQPIVWRLPDMWPLTGGCHYADGCTRYRSKCGNCPQLDSDLSWDPSRITLTRKKRAVEQSDMTVVATTSWLAEKASESAVFENTPIKVIPNGLNTNTFKPFDQEIGRDLFDLPSDALLILFGAVSPFSNPRKGHDLLIEALAQLAPDAEKDVELVFFGASEPIDPPELEFPTHYTGYLNDEESLALLYSAVDIMVVPSRYEGFGQTVTEAMASGTPVVAFNTTGPGEIIDHKKTGYLASKFNPSELADGIEFLLTNPNYRAEFGDRARAVAVNKYDYKHIAEKYRGLYESLI, from the coding sequence ATGGATACTATTCGTCCCGTGCTTCTTACAGCGAGTGACACGGGTGGGGCAGGTACCGCCACTCGACGCATTCACAATGGACTTCGTGAGATTGATGTCGACTCCCGGATGCTTGTTCGGGATAAATCAGCGGACGACCCCTCCATCTACGGTCCTGATACCCGATTTTCGAAAGCAATTGCCAAGATCCGTCCACATCTTAATTCACTCCCACTCGCCTTCTACGACTCTTCTAACGCGTTTTCTATTAGCTGGCTTCCTGACCGTCTTCATAAGCAGGTTGAGAGCCTTAACCCGGATATCATTCATCTGAATTGGGTCGCCAACGGATATATGAGTCCAAAGTTGATTAGACGCCTTGATCAACCGATTGTCTGGCGATTACCAGACATGTGGCCCCTCACTGGTGGGTGCCATTATGCGGATGGATGCACTCGCTATCGCTCCAAATGTGGCAACTGTCCACAGTTGGATAGTGACTTGTCGTGGGACCCATCTCGTATAACTCTAACCCGAAAGAAGCGCGCAGTTGAACAGTCAGATATGACTGTCGTTGCCACAACATCTTGGCTCGCCGAAAAAGCGTCGGAAAGTGCAGTCTTTGAAAATACCCCTATCAAAGTAATTCCGAATGGACTCAATACAAACACGTTCAAACCATTTGATCAAGAAATTGGTCGGGATCTGTTTGACCTCCCGTCTGATGCACTATTGATCCTTTTTGGTGCAGTTAGTCCGTTTAGTAACCCACGAAAAGGCCACGATTTATTAATTGAAGCGCTTGCTCAGTTAGCACCAGACGCTGAGAAGGATGTTGAGCTTGTTTTCTTTGGTGCAAGTGAACCTATAGACCCGCCTGAACTTGAATTCCCAACACATTATACAGGCTACCTCAATGATGAAGAGAGTCTAGCCCTATTATATTCTGCTGTAGATATTATGGTTGTTCCTTCGCGCTATGAGGGATTTGGACAAACAGTCACCGAAGCTATGGCTAGTGGAACACCTGTCGTTGCTTTTAACACTACTGGTCCTGGTGAGATTATTGATCACAAAAAAACTGGATATCTCGCCTCCAAGTTTAATCCCTCTGAATTAGCTGATGGTATTGAGTTTCTTTTAACCAATCCAAATTACCGTGCGGAATTTGGTGACCGGGCACGCGCAGTCGCTGTTAACAAATACGATTACAAGCATATCGCCGAAAAATATCGCGGCCTATATGAATCACTAATTTAA